Part of the Vigna unguiculata cultivar IT97K-499-35 chromosome 3, ASM411807v1, whole genome shotgun sequence genome, cttcaaaaatatattGTGGTTCTTCTGCTGTTCATACTGAATTACAAATTAcacattaaattataattttgtattttacttttctgtatttttttttttacttttccccTGAGATTATTGCTCCTACTTCTAAAAGCCAataatttcattcaaattttaattttaaaaatgcttgcctttttatattttagttaattaattcttttacaGTAATTAGCAAAAACACATACGTGTGTATGTTTGTtcgcatttttaattttaatttttataaacattaagattaatgatattttcttttaaaatatttataataaattttaaaatagttattaaataatataattgttaaaaaaggagtttttataataaattttaaaatagttgttaaagaaaaataattgttacaaaataattgtttaaaataacggtcaaaataaaatatatttaaaaaaactgttGTTAGAtagaataattgttaaaaatatagttttatataataagttttaaaataattgttaaataaaataatggttaaaaaaataattttttaaataatggtcaaaataaaatagatttaaaagaaatgttaaaaataaactaattataaaataataattaagagtcaaattgaaaaatgaaaaattgacagaggaaattttctttatatattgttataattgTTATAGGTAATATATGTAATGCAGAAAAAtcataaaagttttataatttttacaatataaCTACTAGATTTTGTTTCTCGTAAAAATGGGCAATGGTAATCAATAAGTAATACACGAAGTGAATTCACTCTGAACTGATGAAAACAAAtcatcttataatattttacttcCTTACTTTACTTCTATATTACTTGAATATTTTACTTCCAAATGTTGCTCACACTCTCAATATTCTTAGGTTTGTTTACTTAAGAAGTCatttatttttgctaaacttttatttattattgggacaaataaaagaaaaacactgCTTTTACAAGagtatatacaattttttgtttggtaATGAAATCTGGATAGCTTCAAAATTTATGAGAATAAATTGACTAACGAACCGATTAAAAATCATGCACAAAATCGGTTTAACCTGGTGATACCAAAATTTtagctttttatttttcaatttaatctaaaatagttttaaagtGAAAACTATGCTTAATGGAATTTATAAGTTGACATCAACTATTACTTTGTAATAAAGCATGTAACTcagttatttatattaaacaatattttttttatcttattttcgtGTAATCGTGTAATGTTATactatattgatttattttgtatatgtatCGTAATGGtcactaatatattttactaatttaatataattataactatatatttatatttattttgatcgTTAAGActttaatttaacttttggtgccataaaattactatattatatttggttaaaattatatgCTATGTCAGTAttagtatttaattaaaataagtgaTTAACGCTTTGAGCAATTCAACTGTTGGTTGAGTTTTGAAAACATTGATTAAACCAACAACTAACTATAGGTTTTCTATTGAGTTTAATTTCTGGGAATCACATTATACAAAGCATTTGTTTTCTTATGAATCGACAATAGTTGTAAgcaaattattttatgaaataactATTTTTGAAGGTATAAAGTGAATGGAAGATGAATAGAAGAATGTGGCAAATAGTAATTGTTGTGGagtgtataatataataatagtataatGTTGGGAGAGGACAGAGGAAAGGAAAATCATATGCAAGACGAACACAAAATGAACAAAAGCTAATCACCATAGACATGAACAATGGGCACTGTGTTCAAGCTATTTCCAACTTAATCATCGTTAGAAAATGACTAATATGAACAGGAAACACCCTGCACTTGCAATGCAACCACAATAATTAATTCAGGTGATGTAACTCTCATCCCATTTCATCCTTTTCTGCTTGTTCATTCGTGCCTGCAACACAAACATGTTTCGATCAAATTCACGTTGTCACTTCACTAATTAACATTCGAACTCTAGTTAACTACCTGCTCAAAAATTCAGATCTTTCTGTTCACTTTAAGAGGTTGTGGTTGCAACATTTGCAACTTCAGGCTCTTTCTCCTTCACCAGATTCTTCTCCTCgtcttttgtttctttaactTCCTCTTCCTTAACCAAGGTTTCTTCTTTTGTGTCTTTGCTTTGCTCTTCCTTCACCAAATCCTCTCCCTTGACATCCTCTGTCAGGTACAATATtgtcaacaaaataaatttcagaaTGATCAGAATCATCCAAGGGGTCATGCATCGTCACAACCAACAAACTTATGAATAAACAGAacagataaattaattaaaaaattaatccagataaaaaacaaatatttcgtGAGATTCATCCTTTAACCTTTCTCATTTTCATCTCCCTTCTGTTCCTTTGGTTGTTGTTCCTCTGGTTGTTGTTCTTCTGGTTGTTGGTGTTCTGGATCCTTTGGTTGTTCCTCTGGTTTTTGTTCCTTTGGTTGTTCTTCTGCAGCAGCAGCAACAGCAACATCCTTCACTTTGTGTTCTTCCTCCTCCTTCAAAGGCTCTTTTGGTTCTTCGACAACGGCAACGGCAACGGCAACGACAGTTTCCTCTGTCTTGTTCTCTTCAGCTTCATGGCTCTTCTCCAATGCCTTATCTTCTTCTACCTTCGCTACCTCAGAATCTTTGTTGGACTCACCAACATCCTTATCTTTGACATTTTCGTCGTTCTTTTCTTCGACTTCCAAATTTACATTTTCAACTTTCACATCGTTGTTTTTGTCCACTGATTTTGCATCGGCTTCCTTGGAACTAACGCTTGATTTCTTGCTGAGGAGGGTGGAGGTGGCAACAACATTGAGCTTAGATTTTCCacaacccattttttttttggcgATTAATTTGGTTGTGGAAAAAAGAACAAGAACAGAGAGAGAGGAAAATAGAGAAGATTGATGTGGAGATGAATCTGTGTTGGGAGCGATTATTATAGGGAGAAGGTGTTTGTGTTGGTTATGATTTAGCGGTGGAGGAATGGCCTGCATGGATGAATAGATGAAAATAGGAGATAAACCGTTTTTCTCGCTGTCATCTATAGACAACTTTAGTTGTTATCATCGAAGAAAGCTGAGAATGACAATTGTTTTGGACCAATGCCATTGatgcttttaattattaatataatgataataactaGGGAACATGCAACCCTACAACATTTCCAATGTTCTTTGTTTCTTCATTCCATTCCACTTCCCTAAATGGATGCATGCATGGATTTCAATATTTCACAACTAAtagtaattatttcttaaattcaatcaaaatatttatttaggcCCAATAACATATTATCTTCATTCATGAACAAAAAATCATGACTACCTAACAATTTTGTTAAGtgataagtttattttattttaatttaccaaCACATCCAATATTCaacttctttttaaatttaaagttaaatttgtgTGTTCAGTAATGACCACAAacaagttaatatatatatatatatatatatatatatatataaaagatactCGTATTAAcgaatattttatataaaatatatttaattacaaatgttattaaaaattatttatattttatttggtattagtttgttatacttttaaatttagattaaatttgttggttaaaactatttatattttatatattttataatttagttattttttctaattttaaactttaattcatattatttatttttatgatctttattttgtaactcaaaaaatatagattttttttttcaaataattgtattaattatttaatttttaaaagatttttatcatttatttatgttttatgaataattagctgaatttaaaaaattacaataatattatatttgaaagggcatatatatatatatatatatatatatatatatatatatatatatatatatattctttagtCTCTTCCCAAATTCTccagttttaaattttctttattttttcattatttgtgACTGTTCTATTtcagaattttttaaatatttattattattattattatttatcaggTTAGGCTTCAGTTAGTCTAAAGAAACTAAGTATTGTAAATTGTCCTCTtcaactaatttttatttcattttagtcattaactttctttcatttttcttccgAATTTAATGtaatgtataattattttgacatttgtatattttttatgacaATATAAAGGAAACACTTATTATAGAAATGTGATGAATTAAACATATGTATTTGAACAAAATTCATCTTATGCTTATTTAAAAATGCTTACCAAAAGGACATACATTTGTTATCAACAATCTTGTTAACACATTTACTCAATTAATTgatttaacaattatatatttttttctccttcttttacCTAATTTCGCATAAACAATATCTCACGAACTTGCCAACAAATCAAAGTGAAAAACAACTACTTTTGAATTTATTAGTATAGCATCAAActcttattttttactttattttttcttaaggaCTTTGATTGTTTTATGAGAAAGTATAATTTATAGAAAGTTTACTTAAAAATATCCATGAATGAAATGAAAGGCTCATTACTGAATCTCTAACCATGTATTTCCAAGGTTgcttttttatctatttttcaaatgctataaaaaataattttgtattgtaATAAAATTGTTGTGCAACTTCATCTAATTTTCTCGTTATCTAACCATATACActacatatattatttaaaggaataactaataaaaatatataaattatttagaagaataagtaataattttgaattctaataacaaataaaaagtcaTAAAAAATTGTACACTGAAAAAAAGGGAGGGAATAATAACCtattttatgaatatgaatTTCAATGATTTGGAATTCCCCCAGAACTCATAAGTGGGAATACTTTGCATTAAGTTATAGTTAGATTAATTGGGAAGATAAGGTTTTCACCGTTTAATATGTAGAATTTTAAATAGACGGTCCAGATTTGTTTCTCTTTTATCTTTCCGAATTTTCTCTCTCCTCGATGTGCGTATTTTACGCTATCGCCGCCACGTCGACAGCGTCGCTGCCTAAGACAGCCCGACCAGATCTGTAACCACCACAACACTGTGATGCCTCCGCTGTAACCACCACAAGCCACTTCCGGAATCAGAAAAAGTTCATCAGAAACGAAAACCACCGCCTAGgtatttttcaaaatcaaacaaCCATTCGTAGTTGAAATCAATTTAATTCATTCTAATTCTAATGGAATTTCGGTGTTGGCTGGGAATGCTGGGCAAGATAACACGAAGAACATGATTAACCCTAGCACGTCATGTGATGATTGTGGTGAGAAACGAAGATGAGGGGTAGAGGGTAAATAGGGAATAAGAAAAAAAGCCTTGATCTTTGACTAGGAAAGAATAAATCTAAACCCTAGAATCTGTGACGATTGATTGGTTTTCTGGAATGCTCTCTTGTTGAAGCAACCCTTGTTGTCTGCCATTGCCATTCATCCACCTTATTatccctctccctctctctcatCCCAGGTGGCCACACCCTATTCCTGCTCCAAACCGAAGCAgagaaaatatttgtttcatattattatattgcatttaaaaaatcagaaaagggCCGTGTTTGTGAAAGAGACTGCTTCATTTTTAACCCTTTCTCTTTTGGGGATCACGGCACGGGATAATCTCATAAGTTCCCAATCAAGAAACTCTCATCTTCCCTTTCTCTGTCTCGCGCAGAGGAAACATCAACTCATGGAAGGCCCTGTCAACGAACGTTTTGATTTTGGGAAGATGGAATACGGGTATTATTCCTAATGCCTATCGAGTCTCTTTTATTTTCCATATTTTGAACATATtcataactttttttgtttcaaCCGTGGTGATAACAGGTGCAAGCATTACAGGAGAAGATGCAGGATTCGTGCCCCCTGCTGCAACGAGATCTATTCATGCCGTCACTGTCACAACGAGGAAGCGGTATTTTGCCTTCGTTTTCTCGTACTTAAGCTCTAAGGTTTTTCCTTTATGCTCTTATTTCATCTGGGTTTGCTTTTTTTCCCAATCAGAGTTTGTCGAAGAATTCATTTGATCGCCACGAACTCGTTCGCCAAGATGTTAAACAAGTACGATGATACTACATTTCATTTTGCACTGTATTTTCGtcttttctttttactaatagatttatatttatttatttctgagGGATGAATACGGGACGATGAAACTAATGCGCTTTTTACAccttttgttgttgtttcaGGTTGTTTGTTCAGTTTGTGACACTGAGCAATCTGTacgtatttaaattaaaattcggtttaaaactttaattgcTTATTTTCTTGTGATAAGCTCCTGACTTTATTTTCCCCCTTTTCACACTTTTTTAACCTCTTCTGAAGGTTGCTCAAGTTTGCACTAACTGTGGCATCAAAATGGGAGAATATTTCTGCAACATATGTAAATTCTTCGATGATGATGTAATGCTTTTCCGAACTCAATA contains:
- the LOC114179247 gene encoding neurofilament medium polypeptide-like, giving the protein MGCGKSKLNVVATSTLLSKKSSVSSKEADAKSVDKNNDVKVENVNLEVEEKNDENVKDKDVGESNKDSEVAKVEEDKALEKSHEAEENKTEETVVAVAVAVVEEPKEPLKEEEEHKVKDVAVAAAAEEQPKEQKPEEQPKDPEHQQPEEQQPEEQQPKEQKGDENEKEDVKGEDLVKEEQSKDTKEETLVKEEEVKETKDEEKNLVKEKEPEVANVATTTS